Proteins found in one Fodinibius saliphilus genomic segment:
- a CDS encoding sigma-70 family RNA polymerase sigma factor, whose protein sequence is MAKLTKEEIQKQEDFEEEIIPHLDAMYNFALRLTSDPSDAEDLVQDTIVKAFRFFSSYEKGTNAKAWLFRILKNSYINNYRKKSKQPSQVDYDEVATFYETIRAERTDTSDLEDKMFRDLIDDDISNALEELPEDFRTVVLLCDIEDFTYEEIANMLDVPIGTIRSRLHRGRNLLKDQLVEYAEKRGYQPDPE, encoded by the coding sequence ATGGCTAAACTAACAAAAGAGGAAATCCAAAAGCAGGAAGATTTCGAAGAAGAAATCATTCCGCACTTGGATGCCATGTATAATTTTGCATTGCGCCTTACATCGGATCCCAGCGATGCTGAAGATCTGGTGCAGGATACTATTGTCAAAGCATTTCGCTTCTTTAGCAGTTATGAAAAAGGGACCAATGCTAAAGCCTGGCTGTTTCGAATCCTGAAAAATTCATACATCAATAACTATCGCAAAAAGTCGAAGCAACCGAGCCAGGTTGACTACGACGAAGTAGCCACTTTTTATGAAACAATAAGGGCCGAACGTACCGACACTTCGGACCTGGAAGACAAAATGTTCCGGGATCTTATTGATGATGATATCTCCAATGCCTTGGAGGAACTACCTGAAGATTTCCGAACTGTGGTCTTATTGTGTGATATCGAAGATTTCACGTATGAAGAGATTGCCAATATGCTTGATGTACCCATCGGTACCATACGTTCTCGCTTGCACCGGGGACGAAACTTGCTTAAAGACCAGCTGGTTGAATATGCTGAAAAACGCGGCTACCAACCTGATCCGGAATAA